From Rhizobium sp. NZLR1, a single genomic window includes:
- a CDS encoding amino acid permease yields MSDYSELDKKQDVHILHSMGYAQELERRMSSFSNFAVSFSIICILSGGINSLAQATSGAGGAAIGIGWPLGCFVSLVFAIAMAQISSAYPTAGGLYHWGSILGNRFTGWLTAWFNLLGLVTVLGAINVGTYYFFMGSFGTTYLGLTDTTTVRIIFLVIITGAQALVNHMGIGLTAKLTDFSGYLIFASSIALAVVCLAAAPSYEVGRLFTFANYSGEAGGNVWPATSGTWVFLLGLLLPIYTITGYDASAHTSEETVKAAESVPRGMVASVLWSALFGYIMLCAFVLMLPNMDDAAKQGWNVFFWAMDSQVNPIVKDILYFAILVSQWLCGLATVTSVSRMIFAFSRDGGLPASKALSKVSPQYRTPVAAIWTGSILSVLFVWGSSLVSIGDTPVYTIVVACTVIFLFFSFAIPITLGLFAWGTSKWDKMGPWNLGEGVFKLFAVLTVIAMILIFVLGIQPPNEWALYITVGFLLVTAIVWFGFESRRFKGPPIGAEVAKRQAEIAAAEAAVGESGEH; encoded by the coding sequence ATGTCGGATTATTCCGAACTGGACAAGAAACAGGATGTGCACATCCTGCATTCCATGGGTTATGCCCAGGAACTCGAACGGCGAATGAGTTCATTCTCGAATTTTGCAGTCTCATTCTCCATTATCTGCATCCTCTCCGGCGGCATCAATTCGCTGGCGCAGGCGACCTCCGGTGCCGGCGGAGCGGCGATCGGCATCGGCTGGCCGCTCGGCTGCTTCGTCTCGCTCGTCTTCGCCATCGCCATGGCGCAAATCAGCTCGGCCTATCCGACAGCCGGCGGGCTCTATCACTGGGGCTCGATCCTCGGCAATCGTTTCACCGGCTGGCTGACTGCCTGGTTCAACCTGCTCGGTCTCGTCACCGTGCTCGGCGCTATCAATGTCGGCACCTACTATTTCTTCATGGGTTCGTTCGGCACCACCTATCTCGGGCTGACGGACACGACGACGGTGCGCATCATCTTCCTCGTGATCATCACCGGCGCGCAGGCGCTCGTGAACCACATGGGCATCGGATTGACTGCGAAGCTGACCGACTTTTCCGGTTATCTGATCTTCGCGAGCTCGATCGCGCTCGCGGTTGTCTGCCTCGCCGCCGCCCCCTCCTATGAGGTCGGACGCCTCTTCACCTTCGCCAACTATTCCGGTGAAGCCGGCGGCAACGTTTGGCCGGCCACGTCAGGAACATGGGTCTTCCTTCTCGGCCTGCTGCTGCCGATCTACACCATCACCGGTTATGACGCTTCGGCTCACACTTCGGAAGAGACGGTCAAGGCTGCCGAATCGGTTCCGCGCGGCATGGTCGCCTCGGTGCTTTGGTCGGCGCTTTTTGGCTACATCATGCTGTGTGCCTTCGTCCTGATGCTGCCGAACATGGACGATGCGGCAAAACAGGGCTGGAATGTGTTCTTCTGGGCGATGGACAGCCAAGTGAATCCCATCGTCAAGGATATTCTCTATTTCGCCATCCTGGTGAGCCAGTGGCTGTGCGGTCTTGCGACGGTCACCTCGGTCTCGCGCATGATCTTCGCCTTCTCGCGTGACGGCGGTCTGCCGGCATCGAAGGCGCTGTCGAAGGTCAGCCCGCAGTACCGCACGCCGGTGGCTGCGATCTGGACCGGCTCGATCCTGTCTGTTCTCTTCGTCTGGGGTTCTTCGCTCGTTTCGATCGGCGACACGCCGGTCTATACAATCGTCGTCGCGTGCACGGTCATCTTCCTGTTCTTCTCCTTCGCGATCCCGATCACCCTCGGCCTGTTCGCTTGGGGCACGTCGAAGTGGGACAAGATGGGCCCGTGGAACCTCGGTGAGGGCGTCTTCAAGCTCTTTGCCGTACTGACTGTCATCGCGATGATCCTGATCTTCGTTCTCGGCATCCAGCCGCCGAACGAATGGGCGCTTTACATCACTGTTGGCTTCCTCCTCGTTACTGCGATCGTCTGGTTCGGCTTCGAAAGCCGGCGCTTCAAGGGGCCGCCGATCGGCGCCGAAGTGGCAAAGCGCCAGGCCGAGATCGCGGCGGCCGAAGCAGCCGTCGGCGAAAGCGGCGAACACTAA
- a CDS encoding N-formylglutamate amidohydrolase, whose protein sequence is MVLAGPKILSEADGDCVGIERVRGQSPVLLICEHASNALPAHFGDLGLPSEALASHIAWDPGALAVARGISEGLDATLVHQRFSRLIYDCNRPPSSPGAMPETSEIYAIPGNKELTAEERLARTDALYVPFHDAIRGLIRDRRARGQDSIIVTIHSFTPVYHGRERPVELGILHDEDSRFADLMLKAAAEAPLYRTERNQPYGPEDGVTHTLILHGLSNGLRNVMIEVRNDLIADDVGQGVMADYLTGLLQQSLDA, encoded by the coding sequence TTGGTGCTGGCCGGGCCGAAAATCCTCAGCGAAGCGGATGGCGACTGTGTCGGGATCGAGCGCGTCCGTGGCCAGAGCCCGGTGCTGCTAATCTGCGAGCATGCCTCGAATGCGCTTCCGGCGCATTTTGGCGATCTTGGCCTGCCCAGCGAAGCACTCGCGAGCCATATTGCCTGGGACCCGGGCGCCCTTGCGGTTGCCCGCGGCATATCGGAAGGGCTCGACGCGACGCTCGTTCACCAGCGGTTCTCCAGGCTTATCTACGACTGCAACCGGCCGCCCAGTTCACCTGGCGCCATGCCGGAGACGAGCGAGATTTACGCCATTCCCGGCAACAAGGAATTGACCGCCGAAGAACGCCTTGCGCGCACCGACGCGCTCTACGTGCCTTTCCACGACGCGATTCGTGGGCTGATCCGCGATCGCCGGGCGAGGGGACAAGACAGCATCATCGTGACGATCCACAGTTTCACGCCGGTCTATCACGGCCGCGAGCGACCGGTGGAACTCGGCATATTGCACGATGAGGACAGCCGGTTCGCCGACCTTATGCTGAAGGCAGCGGCCGAGGCGCCGCTTTACAGGACAGAACGCAACCAGCCTTACGGGCCCGAGGACGGCGTGACCCACACGCTGATCCTGCACGGGCTTTCGAACGGCTTGCGCAATGTGATGATCGAGGTCCGCAACGACCTCATCGCAGACGATGTCGGCCAAGGGGTCATGGCCGACTATCTAACAGGGCTGCTCCAGCAAAGCCTGGACGCCTGA
- a CDS encoding MurR/RpiR family transcriptional regulator → MTVASKTVSDVIHSHFGVLTRAEKQLAESLLDNYPVSGLGSITTIAENAGVSTPTVVRMVQKLGFKGYPDFQAHLHLELEATISNPITKHDRWAQNAPGTHILNRFADAIMGNLRQTLSDLDTATFDSVASLLSDRKRGLYFVGGRITGALAEYFFTHMQVIRPATTLLSSNSSSWPQYVLNMNAGDILIIFDIRRYEQEMVSLATAARKRGAEIVVFTDQWGSPAAKLARHAFRVRIEAPSAWDSSVVTLFIVEALIEAVQNSTWDETKERMKTLEGLFEQTKLFRKPG, encoded by the coding sequence GTGACAGTTGCGTCGAAGACGGTTTCGGACGTCATACACTCGCATTTCGGGGTGTTGACGCGTGCCGAAAAGCAACTGGCCGAAAGCCTTCTCGACAATTATCCGGTGTCCGGTCTCGGCAGCATCACCACGATCGCCGAGAATGCCGGCGTTTCGACGCCGACCGTCGTGCGCATGGTTCAGAAGCTCGGCTTCAAAGGCTATCCGGACTTTCAGGCGCATCTGCATCTGGAGCTCGAGGCGACGATCTCCAACCCGATCACCAAGCATGATCGCTGGGCTCAAAATGCGCCGGGTACTCATATCCTCAATCGTTTCGCCGATGCCATCATGGGCAATCTGCGCCAAACGCTGAGTGATCTCGATACCGCGACCTTCGACAGTGTCGCTTCGCTACTCTCCGACCGCAAGCGCGGCCTTTATTTCGTCGGCGGCCGCATCACCGGCGCGCTTGCCGAGTATTTCTTCACCCACATGCAGGTGATCCGTCCTGCAACGACGCTGCTGTCGTCGAATTCCAGCAGCTGGCCGCAATATGTCCTCAACATGAACGCCGGCGACATCCTGATCATCTTCGACATCCGCCGCTATGAGCAGGAGATGGTGAGCCTCGCCACCGCCGCCCGCAAACGCGGCGCCGAAATCGTTGTCTTCACCGACCAGTGGGGCTCGCCGGCCGCCAAGCTGGCCCGGCATGCCTTCCGCGTCCGGATCGAGGCGCCGTCGGCCTGGGATTCCTCCGTCGTCACCCTGTTCATCGTCGAAGCATTGATCGAGGCCGTTCAGAATTCGACCTGGGACGAGACGAAGGAGCGCATGAAGACGCTTGAGGGCTTGTTCGAGCAAACCAAGCTTTTCCGCAAACCGGGTTAG
- a CDS encoding ABC transporter substrate-binding protein, producing MISNISRLLSLSTAMIVASTAIAAAEPSAELIAAAKKEGTLTTIALPHDWCGYGDVIAGFKAKYGLEVNELNPDAGSGDEVEAIKANKGNTGPQAPDVIDVGLSFGPSAKKDGLIQPYKVSTWDSIPDSAKDAEGYWYGDYYGVLSFLVNKDLVKESPADWTDLKKSDYANSVALAGDPRSANQAVQGVYASGLSASGGDAAKAGEEGLKFFAELNKNGNFVPVVGKAAPFAQGSTPIIVAWDYNALSWGQSLKGNPPFEVVVPKTGVVAGVYVQAISAFAPHPNAAKLWMEYLYSDEGQLGWLKGYCHPIRFNDLAKNNKIPKDLLDKLPPAAAYEKAVFPTLEEQAAGKETITKNWDSVVGASVK from the coding sequence GTGATCTCTAACATTTCTCGACTTCTGTCGCTCTCTACTGCGATGATCGTGGCTTCTACCGCGATTGCCGCCGCCGAGCCGAGCGCTGAATTGATCGCCGCCGCCAAGAAGGAAGGCACTCTGACGACGATTGCTCTTCCGCACGACTGGTGCGGCTACGGCGACGTCATTGCCGGCTTCAAGGCCAAGTATGGCCTCGAGGTCAACGAACTGAACCCGGACGCAGGGTCGGGCGACGAAGTCGAAGCCATCAAGGCGAACAAGGGCAACACCGGCCCGCAGGCTCCTGACGTCATCGACGTCGGTCTCTCCTTCGGTCCGTCTGCCAAGAAAGACGGCCTGATTCAGCCTTATAAGGTTTCCACCTGGGATTCGATCCCGGACTCGGCCAAGGATGCCGAAGGCTACTGGTACGGCGACTATTATGGCGTTCTCTCGTTCCTCGTGAACAAGGATCTCGTCAAGGAATCGCCGGCCGACTGGACCGACTTGAAAAAGAGCGATTACGCAAACAGCGTCGCGCTGGCCGGCGATCCGCGCAGCGCCAACCAGGCTGTCCAGGGCGTCTATGCCTCTGGTCTTTCCGCATCCGGCGGTGACGCGGCCAAGGCGGGCGAAGAAGGCCTGAAATTCTTCGCCGAACTGAACAAGAACGGCAATTTCGTGCCTGTTGTCGGCAAGGCGGCTCCGTTCGCACAGGGCTCAACGCCGATCATCGTCGCTTGGGACTACAACGCGCTCTCCTGGGGCCAGAGCCTCAAGGGCAACCCTCCGTTCGAGGTTGTCGTTCCGAAAACGGGCGTCGTTGCCGGTGTCTACGTCCAGGCGATTTCTGCCTTCGCTCCGCATCCGAACGCTGCCAAGCTCTGGATGGAATACCTTTATTCCGACGAGGGTCAGCTCGGCTGGCTGAAGGGCTATTGCCACCCGATCCGCTTCAACGATCTTGCCAAGAACAACAAGATCCCGAAGGACCTGCTCGACAAGCTGCCGCCGGCAGCAGCCTACGAAAAGGCCGTCTTCCCGACGCTCGAAGAGCAGGCCGCCGGCAAGGAAACCATCACCAAGAACTGGGATTCCGTGGTCGGCGCCAGCGTCAAGTAA
- a CDS encoding ABC transporter permease subunit, with translation MSTVSTPMVSSAPLINRDRVIDWLGIAPFIIFSLLFLIIPTLYLVAGAFLTPEGNLTLKNIGDLFTPSIMSAYWISIRVSVASALGGALIGFFLAWAVVLGGLPASVRSTLLTFSGVASNFAGVPLAFAFLATLGRTGLVTIFLREWFGFNLYGTGFNLLSFVGLTITYMYFQIPLMVLILTPALDGMKKEWREASQILGATNRQYWTMVALPILWPSLLGTTLLLFANAFGAIATAFALTGSSLNIVPILLYAQIRGDVLHNANLGYAIALGMIVITGVSNVLYLMLRMRAERWQK, from the coding sequence ATGAGCACGGTTTCAACGCCTATGGTGAGCAGTGCCCCCTTGATCAACAGAGATCGCGTGATCGACTGGCTGGGCATTGCACCCTTCATTATCTTCTCCCTGCTGTTCCTGATCATCCCCACGCTTTATCTTGTGGCGGGCGCGTTCCTGACCCCCGAGGGCAACCTCACGCTGAAGAATATCGGCGATCTCTTTACCCCCTCGATCATGAGCGCTTACTGGATCAGTATCCGTGTCTCGGTGGCGTCGGCTCTCGGCGGTGCGTTGATCGGCTTTTTCCTCGCCTGGGCCGTCGTGCTTGGTGGCCTGCCCGCCTCCGTCCGCTCGACCCTTTTGACCTTCTCCGGCGTCGCCTCGAATTTCGCCGGCGTGCCGCTTGCCTTCGCCTTTCTGGCAACGCTCGGCCGCACCGGCCTTGTAACGATCTTCCTGCGGGAATGGTTTGGCTTCAATCTGTACGGCACCGGCTTCAACCTGCTGTCCTTCGTCGGCCTCACTATCACCTATATGTATTTCCAGATCCCGCTGATGGTGCTGATCCTGACGCCTGCCCTCGACGGTATGAAGAAGGAATGGCGCGAAGCCTCGCAAATCCTCGGCGCCACCAACCGCCAGTACTGGACGATGGTGGCGCTCCCGATCCTCTGGCCAAGCCTGCTTGGCACGACGCTGCTGCTCTTCGCCAACGCCTTCGGCGCCATTGCCACCGCTTTCGCGCTGACCGGCAGCTCGCTGAACATCGTACCGATCCTTCTTTATGCACAGATCCGCGGCGACGTTCTGCACAATGCCAACCTCGGCTACGCCATCGCCCTCGGAATGATCGTCATCACCGGCGTCTCCAACGTCCTGTACCTCATGCTGCGCATGCGCGCCGAACGGTGGCAGAAATGA